A window of the Flexistipes sp. genome harbors these coding sequences:
- a CDS encoding MarR family winged helix-turn-helix transcriptional regulator, whose translation MYDNEHLCMDLILNIRKINRLLDKYTKYLNQKYNITLPQLICLYEIKKERSINLTELTRRVNLNNSAITGIIDRLELKGYVQRVKSGKDRRIINIELTEKGTDFVDRSFQVLEEDCFFEKNKFDEQAIIDLIKSIQKITDSIDPEVKKIKIN comes from the coding sequence ATGTATGACAACGAACATCTTTGCATGGATCTTATTCTCAATATAAGAAAAATCAACCGATTACTGGATAAATATACAAAATATCTCAATCAGAAATATAATATCACCCTTCCTCAGCTCATCTGCCTGTACGAAATAAAAAAGGAAAGAAGCATCAATCTTACGGAGCTGACAAGGCGCGTCAATCTGAATAACAGCGCCATTACCGGCATAATAGACAGGCTCGAACTGAAAGGTTACGTACAGCGGGTAAAAAGCGGAAAAGACAGGCGGATTATTAATATAGAGCTCACGGAAAAAGGTACTGACTTTGTGGACAGATCGTTTCAGGTGCTGGAAGAAGACTGTTTCTTTGAAAAAAACAAATTTGACGAGCAGGCTATAATAGACCTCATTAAATCAATCCAGAAAATAACAGACTCAATAGACCCCGAAGTCAAAAAGATAAAGATAAATTAG
- a CDS encoding NADP-dependent malic enzyme, producing MEKKGKVTKEEALEYHMGHRHGKIEVVATKPCFTQRELSLAYSPGVSYPCLEIENDPEKVFDYTAKGNLVAVLSNGTAVLGLGNIGAAAGKPVMEGKGVLFKRFADVDVFDIEVNSQNPDEVIKAAELIEPTFGGINLEDIKAPDCFYIEETLRERLNIPVFHDDQHGTAIIALAALLNASEIVKKEISELKVVINGAGASAIAIAKLIISTGVKKENVIMCDSKGVIYQGRTEGMNKYKEEFAVDTDKRTLLEAMDGADVFLGLSVKGAVTKEMVKMMNRNPIIMAMANPDPEITPEEVEEVRGDAIMATGRSDYPNQVNNVLGFPFIFRGALDVRATAINEEMKLAAAKALAELARQDVPESVCKAYGLEKIEFGKEYIIPKPFDPRVLTTVAPAVAQTAMETGVARVEIKDWDKYKDVLESRLSIAKEFTRQIINKARFNPKKIVMAEGNYEKILRASQKIVEEGFATPVILGDEAEIKELADINNINLEGCEIIDPAKSDKLEEYAEQLFNQRQRKGMTKVEAKRRLIRITNYYGSMMVLNGEADCMLTGFSRSYPESVKPFLETVPLQKDYKVPSGSYFMVFKENIVLCADTTVNIDPDAEQLAEIALQSTETWKKFDTDAKIAMLSFTNFGSVRIPRTKKVSDAMKMVKEKHPELIIDGDMQADTATYPPIAQDAFPFSAIQGDANTLVFPNLEAGNIAYKLLYRLGGGTAIGPILQGFCKSVHVLQRGSDVNEIVNMAAIAVVDAHYKEQHKDEICR from the coding sequence ATGGAAAAAAAAGGTAAGGTAACTAAAGAAGAAGCACTTGAATACCATATGGGGCACAGGCACGGCAAAATAGAGGTGGTTGCAACTAAACCCTGCTTCACTCAAAGGGAGCTGTCACTCGCGTATTCACCCGGTGTATCATACCCATGTCTGGAAATAGAAAATGATCCTGAGAAAGTTTTTGATTACACAGCAAAAGGTAATCTTGTGGCCGTTCTGTCCAACGGAACCGCTGTTCTCGGTCTGGGAAATATCGGGGCAGCTGCAGGAAAACCCGTTATGGAAGGAAAAGGTGTACTGTTTAAGCGGTTTGCAGATGTTGACGTTTTTGATATAGAGGTAAACTCTCAGAATCCGGATGAGGTCATCAAAGCAGCCGAACTTATCGAACCCACTTTCGGCGGTATAAATTTAGAAGACATCAAAGCTCCCGACTGCTTTTATATTGAAGAGACATTAAGGGAACGTTTGAATATACCGGTTTTTCATGACGATCAGCATGGTACAGCTATTATCGCATTGGCTGCACTTCTCAATGCCTCAGAAATTGTGAAAAAGGAAATTTCGGAGTTAAAAGTTGTTATTAACGGAGCAGGAGCATCGGCTATAGCCATAGCAAAACTGATAATTTCCACAGGAGTAAAGAAGGAAAACGTTATAATGTGCGATTCCAAAGGTGTTATATATCAGGGGCGTACAGAGGGTATGAATAAGTACAAAGAAGAATTTGCCGTGGATACGGACAAAAGAACGCTTCTGGAAGCGATGGACGGAGCTGACGTATTTTTGGGATTATCCGTAAAAGGTGCAGTCACAAAAGAAATGGTAAAAATGATGAACAGAAACCCCATTATTATGGCAATGGCTAACCCTGATCCGGAAATCACTCCCGAGGAAGTTGAAGAAGTGAGAGGTGATGCCATAATGGCCACAGGAAGATCGGATTATCCGAATCAGGTAAACAATGTTCTCGGTTTTCCTTTTATCTTCAGAGGTGCACTTGACGTCAGGGCAACTGCCATTAATGAGGAAATGAAACTGGCTGCGGCCAAAGCACTCGCTGAGCTTGCAAGACAGGACGTTCCCGAATCTGTGTGCAAAGCTTACGGGCTGGAAAAAATTGAATTTGGCAAAGAGTATATTATTCCCAAGCCGTTTGATCCAAGGGTGTTGACAACAGTTGCACCGGCTGTGGCACAAACTGCAATGGAAACAGGTGTGGCACGAGTGGAAATAAAAGACTGGGACAAATATAAAGATGTTCTTGAATCAAGACTTTCCATAGCAAAAGAATTTACACGGCAGATTATCAATAAAGCCAGATTCAACCCTAAAAAAATCGTTATGGCCGAAGGCAATTATGAAAAAATATTAAGAGCTTCACAGAAAATTGTTGAGGAAGGATTCGCAACACCGGTAATTCTTGGCGATGAAGCTGAAATAAAAGAGCTGGCTGATATTAACAATATCAATCTGGAAGGCTGCGAGATAATTGATCCTGCAAAATCTGACAAACTTGAGGAGTATGCCGAACAACTGTTTAATCAGAGGCAGCGAAAGGGTATGACCAAAGTTGAAGCCAAGAGAAGATTGATAAGAATAACAAACTACTACGGTTCCATGATGGTACTAAACGGTGAAGCTGACTGTATGCTGACAGGTTTTTCAAGAAGCTATCCGGAGTCCGTCAAGCCGTTCTTGGAAACTGTACCTCTTCAAAAAGACTACAAAGTTCCTTCCGGCTCTTATTTTATGGTTTTTAAAGAAAATATCGTTTTATGTGCCGATACAACAGTAAATATCGATCCTGATGCAGAACAGCTGGCAGAAATTGCTCTCCAGTCCACAGAAACATGGAAAAAATTTGATACTGACGCCAAAATTGCAATGCTTTCCTTCACCAACTTTGGCAGTGTCCGTATTCCCAGGACAAAAAAGGTTTCCGACGCTATGAAAATGGTAAAAGAAAAACATCCAGAGCTGATCATAGACGGCGATATGCAGGCAGACACAGCTACCTATCCTCCTATAGCACAAGATGCGTTCCCATTCTCAGCCATTCAGGGTGACGCTAATACACTCGTTTTCCCAAATCTTGAGGCGGGAAACATAGCATACAAACTGCTTTACAGATTAGGCGGAGGTACAGCTATCGGCCCAATTTTGCAGGGATTCTGCAAATCCGTACACGTACTGCAGAGGGGAAGTGATGTAAATGAGATAGTTAATATGGCTGCAATTGCCGTAGTGGACGCCCATTATAAAGAGCAGCACAAAGACGAAATCTGCAGATAA
- the xerA gene encoding site-specific tyrosine recombinase/integron integrase — MNKLSRVLLNYKNYLRTELGFSENTIKAYMHDVQSFFEWSEKYYDKIDMVDVVSYMSHLRENTFAVDTILRKLSGLSSFYDFLLQEKLVGNNPLNAVQKPGRWDKIPKFLNFEEIDKLLDAPDINTPFGLRDKVLIETLYSTGVRVSELTNIMISDMDLKRGIIKVTGKGSKQRFVPLYSSLIDLINRYLEVRRFSFVKNRDNGYLFLNKNGGKLSRVSCWSIIKKYCAAAGIKGDFSPHTLRHSFATHLLTNGADLRTIQLFLGHADISTTEIYTHVTDDKKRNVLLENHPRFRDRK, encoded by the coding sequence ATGAATAAGCTTTCACGTGTTTTGTTAAATTATAAAAATTATTTGAGAACTGAGCTTGGTTTTTCAGAGAACACAATTAAGGCTTATATGCATGATGTTCAGTCTTTTTTTGAATGGTCAGAAAAATATTATGATAAAATAGATATGGTTGATGTTGTTTCCTATATGTCTCATCTGAGGGAAAACACTTTTGCTGTTGATACAATTTTAAGAAAGCTGTCAGGTCTATCTTCTTTTTACGATTTCCTGCTGCAGGAAAAGCTTGTTGGCAATAATCCTTTGAATGCAGTTCAAAAACCGGGAAGATGGGATAAAATTCCAAAGTTTCTTAATTTTGAGGAAATCGACAAACTTCTGGACGCCCCGGATATCAATACCCCTTTCGGCTTACGTGATAAGGTTTTAATTGAGACTCTATATTCTACAGGAGTCAGAGTAAGTGAACTGACCAACATAATGATCAGCGACATGGATTTAAAAAGAGGTATCATTAAGGTTACCGGCAAGGGGAGTAAACAGCGTTTTGTGCCCTTGTACAGTTCTTTAATTGATCTGATAAATCGTTATCTTGAAGTACGGAGGTTTTCTTTTGTAAAAAATCGTGATAATGGTTACCTGTTTTTAAATAAAAACGGAGGAAAACTTTCACGAGTTTCATGCTGGAGCATTATAAAAAAATACTGCGCTGCAGCCGGTATAAAAGGGGATTTCAGTCCCCATACACTGAGACATTCATTTGCAACCCACCTATTGACCAACGGGGCTGATTTGAGGACTATTCAACTATTTCTGGGGCATGCTGATATTTCCACTACGGAAATTTATACTCATGTTACAGATGATAAGAAAAGGAATGTTTTGCTTGAAAATCACCCGCGTTTCAGAGACAGGAAATAA
- a CDS encoding CBS domain-containing protein, which translates to MKIVLTHHNPDFDALSSAVAAALLYRCDQVILSSNTEGNVSEYLDRVDLGIEISRMNKKELEDMPEEKIELAVVTDCKLKNRLGYLNKILSRADKVIVFDHHQSKESDIGADEMYFFPYGATTTILVNRIREENIPIDPEQATLLLMGIYEDTGFLSFNTTKSEDLRACAYLLDAGADLSGVPYYIKRDMSKEQVFLLNELLMNMTLIIAEGVYVGVSSASFDEYVEEISFLAHKIIDMENLDALFILVRLGDRIVLVGRSKTESIDASEICYHFGGGGHPAAASSIIKDRMLPEAFDTLKNVIKDKIKPSKNAESIMTYPVKCVSFYQTFNEALSLFMKYNLNMMPVVKEGATVGIISRKDILQGIKHGLSDEPVNSIMQIEFEKVNPDTPYYEVEDIILGANQKIVPVEKDGVLVGVITRTDLLRLMREDMDKTPSYMKGRIKSLGLSKTRNLSNMLKDRLPEKYFSILEEVGMLADELRMNAYIVGGFVRDLLMRNKNFDVDIVVEGDATVVARTYAGQKGAKVSVHDKFKTAVVILNGDRIDFATARTEYYDFPAAAPEVESSSIKNDLYRRDFSINSLAVQINNKDFGKLIDFFGGQKDIKDKKIRVLHNLSFVDDPSRVFRAIRFAVRFGFEIGPHTKKLIKHSVNLNLIERIAGVRLFQELKYILSEDNYIDALKLLDEYDLFKYYSAKEVYNSGKLENLENLEKIYSWYTFQFSEVCDEIYKSRFCVLFSNLTFKEVVNLGERFNFSAKMRDDLIKGLLKTKNVVLKITKTKEVTPAKVYRLLNPLSNEYIFSVGALLSQKDDYLIKDYFTKYRNTKLIINGNDLKKLGYKPSKLFGIVLEKLLDLKLDGYITNKEDELNWAKKLFREHGADG; encoded by the coding sequence ATGAAAATAGTTTTGACACATCATAACCCCGACTTTGATGCCCTTTCAAGTGCTGTGGCTGCAGCACTTTTATATCGATGTGACCAGGTGATTTTATCGTCAAATACCGAAGGAAATGTCTCCGAATACCTTGACAGGGTTGATTTGGGTATTGAAATAAGCAGGATGAACAAGAAAGAACTGGAGGATATGCCTGAAGAAAAAATTGAACTGGCTGTGGTAACAGATTGTAAGTTGAAAAACAGGCTGGGTTATCTTAATAAAATCCTTTCCAGGGCTGATAAAGTTATAGTTTTTGATCATCACCAGAGTAAAGAATCCGATATCGGTGCCGACGAGATGTACTTTTTCCCTTATGGCGCCACAACTACTATCCTTGTAAACAGAATACGTGAAGAAAATATACCGATTGATCCTGAACAGGCGACGCTGCTGTTGATGGGAATTTATGAAGATACAGGCTTTCTTTCGTTTAATACCACAAAATCCGAAGATTTGAGGGCATGCGCATACCTGCTGGATGCCGGAGCGGATCTTTCCGGTGTCCCTTATTATATTAAACGGGATATGTCCAAGGAGCAGGTTTTTCTTTTAAATGAACTTCTTATGAACATGACGCTTATCATTGCCGAGGGTGTCTATGTCGGGGTTTCGTCTGCATCATTTGATGAATATGTGGAAGAAATTTCTTTTTTGGCACATAAAATAATTGATATGGAAAATCTTGATGCGCTGTTTATTCTCGTAAGGCTGGGAGACAGAATTGTTCTTGTGGGAAGAAGCAAGACTGAAAGTATTGACGCATCTGAAATATGTTATCATTTCGGCGGAGGCGGACATCCGGCAGCAGCCAGTTCCATAATAAAAGACAGAATGTTGCCGGAAGCATTCGATACTTTGAAGAATGTTATAAAAGATAAGATAAAACCGTCTAAAAATGCCGAGAGCATAATGACCTATCCGGTAAAATGTGTGTCCTTTTATCAAACTTTTAATGAGGCCCTGAGTCTTTTTATGAAATATAATCTGAATATGATGCCTGTAGTGAAAGAAGGCGCAACTGTTGGCATTATTTCCAGAAAAGATATTTTGCAGGGGATTAAACACGGTTTGTCAGATGAACCGGTTAATTCGATAATGCAGATTGAGTTTGAAAAAGTAAATCCGGATACCCCTTATTATGAAGTTGAAGATATCATCCTGGGAGCAAATCAGAAAATTGTGCCGGTGGAAAAAGACGGGGTTCTCGTTGGTGTGATTACAAGAACTGATTTGTTGAGACTTATGAGAGAAGATATGGATAAGACCCCCAGTTATATGAAAGGGAGAATTAAAAGTCTTGGTCTGTCAAAAACGAGAAACCTTTCCAATATGCTGAAAGACAGACTGCCTGAAAAATATTTTTCAATTCTGGAAGAAGTCGGTATGCTGGCCGATGAGCTGAGGATGAACGCATATATTGTGGGCGGTTTTGTCAGAGATTTACTCATGCGCAATAAAAACTTTGATGTGGATATTGTTGTGGAAGGTGATGCTACTGTGGTAGCCCGCACCTATGCCGGGCAAAAAGGGGCAAAGGTTTCTGTACATGATAAGTTCAAAACTGCAGTGGTAATTTTAAACGGCGATCGTATTGATTTTGCAACTGCAAGAACCGAATATTACGATTTTCCGGCTGCTGCCCCGGAGGTTGAAAGTTCTTCCATTAAAAATGATTTATACAGAAGAGATTTTTCCATAAATTCTTTGGCGGTTCAGATTAATAACAAAGATTTCGGAAAACTGATAGATTTTTTCGGCGGGCAGAAAGATATTAAGGATAAAAAAATCAGGGTGTTACATAACTTAAGTTTTGTGGATGACCCGTCGAGGGTTTTCAGGGCTATCAGATTTGCAGTGAGGTTCGGATTTGAAATAGGACCCCATACAAAAAAACTGATAAAACATTCCGTTAATCTCAATTTGATAGAGCGCATAGCCGGAGTCAGGCTTTTTCAGGAATTAAAATATATCCTGAGTGAAGACAACTATATAGATGCTTTAAAACTTCTCGATGAGTATGATCTTTTTAAATACTATTCTGCAAAAGAAGTTTATAATTCCGGTAAATTGGAAAATCTGGAAAACCTTGAAAAAATATATTCCTGGTATACATTTCAATTTTCCGAGGTGTGTGATGAAATTTATAAAAGCAGATTCTGTGTTTTATTCAGTAACCTTACATTTAAGGAAGTGGTAAATCTCGGAGAAAGATTTAACTTTTCTGCTAAAATGAGAGACGATCTTATTAAAGGTTTGCTGAAAACAAAGAATGTGGTGCTTAAGATTACAAAAACAAAAGAAGTAACGCCAGCCAAAGTTTACAGGCTTTTAAATCCGCTTTCCAATGAATACATATTTTCAGTTGGGGCCTTGCTTTCCCAAAAAGATGATTATCTTATTAAAGATTATTTTACAAAATATAGAAATACAAAACTGATAATCAACGGCAATGATTTGAAAAAATTGGGTTACAAACCGTCGAAACTGTTTGGTATAGTTCTTGAGAAACTCTTGGATTTAAAGCTTGACGGGTATATTACAAACAAGGAGGATGAATTAAATTGGGCAAAAAAATTATTCAGGGAGCATGGCGCTGATGGCTGA
- a CDS encoding PhoH family protein, whose translation MAEKALQQKEIQVEETLVPEILGKQDEYLKMIKKELSINIAVFGNNFVFSGNSEAVEKGVKLLEHLISIAKTRNINKSDITYALRMISSDKDTDVQGVLLDSVKVSGRVKEVVPKSQKQKEYLGNIKNDDVVFGIGPAGTGKTYLAMAMAVNMYLTKRVSRIILTRPAVEAGENLGFLPGDIADKINPYLRPLYDALYSMLDVEKAALLIEKGVIELAPLAFMRGRTLNDSFVILDEAQNTTMEQMKMFLTRLGFHSKAVITGDITQIDLPVGKGSGLVLVRNILKNVEGVKFVEFSEKDVIRHPLVQKIIKAYEKYEERIGNGN comes from the coding sequence ATGGCTGAGAAAGCGTTACAGCAAAAAGAGATTCAGGTTGAAGAGACACTGGTACCGGAAATACTGGGCAAACAGGATGAGTATCTTAAAATGATTAAGAAAGAACTTTCCATTAATATAGCTGTTTTCGGTAATAATTTTGTTTTTTCAGGCAATTCGGAAGCTGTTGAAAAAGGGGTTAAGTTGCTGGAACATCTGATCAGCATTGCGAAAACGAGGAATATAAATAAGTCGGATATAACTTATGCGCTGCGTATGATAAGTTCGGATAAGGATACAGATGTCCAGGGAGTTTTATTAGACAGTGTGAAAGTTTCGGGACGTGTAAAGGAAGTGGTACCAAAATCTCAAAAACAGAAGGAGTATCTTGGAAATATTAAAAATGACGATGTAGTCTTCGGCATAGGGCCGGCAGGTACAGGTAAAACTTACCTTGCAATGGCGATGGCTGTAAATATGTATCTGACAAAAAGGGTGAGCCGTATTATACTGACCAGACCGGCTGTGGAAGCAGGCGAAAATCTCGGATTTTTGCCCGGGGATATTGCTGATAAAATAAATCCTTACTTAAGACCGCTGTATGATGCTTTATACAGCATGCTTGATGTTGAAAAGGCTGCGCTTCTCATTGAAAAGGGAGTGATTGAGCTTGCACCTCTTGCCTTTATGCGCGGCCGAACACTTAACGATTCTTTTGTAATACTTGATGAAGCTCAGAATACAACTATGGAACAGATGAAAATGTTTTTAACAAGGCTGGGATTTCACTCCAAAGCCGTTATAACGGGTGATATTACCCAGATAGATCTCCCCGTAGGCAAGGGTTCCGGACTTGTCCTGGTGAGAAACATTCTGAAGAACGTTGAAGGTGTCAAATTTGT